The Deinococcus malanensis genomic interval TGGAAAGTTCATGCACGCGGTTTTCAGCTCTTCGTCCGTGAGGAGGTGGGGACGGCGTTGTCGAAGGCCACAACCGCGTCGAATTCACCGTCGACATCGGCTGCCAGGGTTCGGAGATCAGCGGTCTTGAACTGTGGCGGGGCGTCGAATCAGCGGTCTTGAACTGTGGCGGGGCGTCGAAGTGGACAGCTGCGGTGATGGCACGCTCAATGGAGCGTGGACTGAGGTCGGTGGCGGTGACCTGGTATCCCTTGGAGGCGAGGCCGTAGGCCTGGGTTCCTATACCGCAGGCACAATCGAGAACGGTAGCTCCTGGCTGGATGCCTTGACCCCGGAGGAACGGGGCGAGGATATCTGCCTGACGCCGCACTGCTGCGATCCAGTTGTCGAAAATCAGCTTGTACTGGTCGGCGAACTCATCGTAGAAGCGCAGTGCGGCGTCCATACCAGAGATTACCGGCGTGTGGCCCGTGTCAAAGCTGGTTCGTGTGGGAAGCCGCTGGCCCCCGATGGTGGAATCGCCGTCCGAGAGGAATGCGGGGGCGGGTCAATCCAGGTTCATCCCCGTTCGAACGCGATCCAATCCGGTTCGTGACTTGCCCCCAGTCGCCTGAGGACCCCAAGGTAGGCCTGGTCCTGCTTACTCCCGGCGACGTTGAGAAACCGGACTCCCTCGGAATGGAGGCTGTGAGCGGGTACCGGCATCACTCCTTCCCACCCGAGTACAGCGCGGCCGACGCCAGGACGGGGATGACCCGGACCGTGCGGGCGGATCAGGCTCTCTACGCCCGTGTTCGGGCGCACGTGGACGCCTCCCGGAGGGCGCAGTCGCTCCGGCATGGCGCCGGGCAGGACCGCGCGGCGGCTGAGCGAGCAGGCGGTCACGGAGCTGGATGCCGCGATAGAGCTGCTGTTGCCCCTGGCCGCGAGCTCGCTACCCTGCAGGCCGTCTACCCCGGAACCCGCCTCGTGATCATCGGCGATCCGAACCAGCTCCCACCCATCAGTCCCGGCATGCCCCTGCTGGCCCTGATCTGCACCGTGCCGGTCGCGCACCTGACGACCGTGTACCGCCAGGCGGCAGACAGTCCCATCGTGCAACTCGCGTACAACATCCAGGACGGAGAACGCATCGACTGGCAGGACGTGGGTCTGCCGTTCCACGAGACGGGGGACGCCATGCGGGCCGCACGACTGGCACAGGAAGCTGGAGCGCAACTGCTCACTCCCACCCGCAAGGGCCCGCTCGGCGTGGAGGCCCTGAACGCCGCAGCGCGGGAACTCCGCGGCAAACATGACGGGCTCAACGTCACCGGCGGGATCGTGGGTGAGGGGAACCCGGTGGTGTGCACGAAGAACCTGTACGACGCCCAGGTGATGAACGGCATGACCGGCACCGTCAAACACGTGAACACGGAGAACGGTGGCACCGTGGTCGCCATCTTCGACGGCCGGGAGATCCCGTTCGCGGGGCAGGGGAGGTTCGCGCTGATGCCGGCATATGCCATGACGGTGCACCGCTCACTCGGCAGCGAGTGGGAGAGTGTCTCCTGTGTCCTGCATGGGCCGTGCGCCGCGGAATCCAGGGCCAGGGTTCCGGTGACGAACAAGGGGAGAGCGACCGCGAGGGTAGCGCCACTGAGGTTGATGGCGGCGAACAGCGCGAGAAATGCT includes:
- a CDS encoding class I SAM-dependent methyltransferase gives rise to the protein MDAALRFYDEFADQYKLIFDNWIAAVRRQADILAPFLRGQGIQPGATVLDCACGIGTQAYGLASKGYQVTATDLSPRSIERAITAAVHFDAPPQFKTADSTPRHSSRPLISEPWQPMSTVNSTRLWPSTTPSPPPHGRRAENRVHELSSGFQVVPISIIFCSSLWPAVEMLKTWWWRFIPHFSN
- a CDS encoding ATP-dependent DNA helicase, with the translated sequence MTCPQSPEDPKVGLVLLTPGDVEKPDSLGMEAVSGYRHHSFPPEYSAADARTGMTRTVRADQALYARVRAHVDASRRAQSLRHGAGQDRAAAERAGGHGAGCRDRAAVAPGRELATLQAVYPGTRLVIIGDPNQLPPISPGMPLLALICTVPVAHLTTVYRQAADSPIVQLAYNIQDGERIDWQDVGLPFHETGDAMRAARLAQEAGAQLLTPTRKGPLGVEALNAAARELRGKHDGLNVTGGIVGEGNPVVCTKNLYDAQVMNGMTGTVKHVNTENGGTVVAIFDGREIPFAGQGRFALMPAYAMTVHRSLGSEWESVSCVLHGPCAAESRARVPVTNKGRATARVAPLRLMAANSARNASRVRFERAYSSACPTS